One window from the genome of Leptospira broomii serovar Hurstbridge str. 5399 encodes:
- the eat gene encoding ethanolamine permease produces the protein MEEKNDLEKGLGPWLLWGLGVGYVISGMYFGWNLGLPIGGTFGLGIATCIIVILYVTFTFSYAELTCMIPKAGGAFDYAKEASGNRWGYVVGMGQWIEFIFAPPAIAAAIGAYFSFFLPDVSPTLIAIAIYIIFTILNICGVKAAASFELGITIFAVGELLLFSTLTLPHFSWEKFARNPLPNGWVGVLASLPFAIWFFLAIEGLANVAEESKNPQRNILLGFGSALGTLVFLCILVFFSSVGIGGWEAIVYSQAGGPASDSPLPLALRKIYPEESWAFHLLVTIGLFGLIASFHGILLAGGRATLEFGRAGFLPKAVSQVHSKFHTPANSLILNSCLGVIALLTGKTSELIVLSAFGAVTLYSGSMISFFLLRKSQPNRERPFVAPGAPLAPAIALLLSFIVLLVMIWQHPWVFGAFVLILASGIFWARKVLFLSKDPG, from the coding sequence ATGGAAGAGAAGAATGATTTAGAAAAAGGATTAGGTCCCTGGCTACTTTGGGGGCTCGGAGTAGGCTACGTAATCTCCGGGATGTATTTCGGATGGAATCTGGGACTGCCGATCGGGGGAACTTTCGGGTTGGGAATCGCAACCTGCATCATAGTTATTCTTTATGTGACATTCACGTTCAGCTACGCCGAGTTGACCTGCATGATTCCTAAAGCCGGCGGTGCCTTCGACTATGCCAAAGAAGCGTCCGGAAATCGTTGGGGCTATGTTGTGGGAATGGGGCAGTGGATCGAATTTATATTTGCACCACCCGCCATTGCGGCCGCTATAGGAGCTTATTTTTCATTTTTTTTACCGGACGTTTCTCCGACATTGATTGCTATTGCGATCTATATTATTTTTACGATATTAAACATTTGCGGAGTAAAAGCCGCAGCTAGTTTCGAATTGGGAATCACGATTTTTGCCGTGGGGGAGCTTTTACTTTTTTCGACTCTCACTCTGCCTCATTTTTCCTGGGAGAAATTCGCTCGAAATCCTTTGCCGAACGGTTGGGTGGGAGTTCTTGCTTCCTTACCCTTTGCCATATGGTTTTTTCTCGCAATCGAAGGCTTAGCGAACGTCGCCGAAGAATCGAAAAATCCCCAGCGTAATATTTTACTCGGATTCGGGTCGGCATTGGGAACATTAGTTTTTCTTTGTATACTCGTGTTCTTCTCTTCAGTAGGAATCGGGGGATGGGAGGCTATCGTTTACTCTCAGGCAGGAGGACCCGCCTCGGATTCTCCCTTGCCGCTGGCACTAAGAAAAATTTATCCCGAAGAAAGCTGGGCCTTCCATCTATTGGTGACGATCGGCCTCTTCGGTTTAATCGCTTCGTTTCACGGAATTCTTTTAGCGGGGGGACGGGCAACGTTGGAATTCGGGAGAGCCGGATTTTTACCCAAAGCGGTTTCGCAAGTTCATTCGAAATTCCATACTCCAGCCAACTCTCTGATCTTGAATTCTTGTTTAGGTGTGATTGCCCTTTTAACCGGAAAAACATCGGAACTCATAGTCCTGTCGGCGTTCGGAGCGGTGACCTTATACTCGGGATCGATGATTAGTTTTTTTCTTTTACGAAAATCTCAACCGAATAGGGAGCGTCCATTCGTCGCCCCGGGCGCCCCCTTGGCGCCCGCGATTGCTTTACTTTTATCGTTCATAGTGTTACTAGTGATGATCTGGCAACATCCATGGGTTTTCGGCGCCTTTGTATTAATTCTCGCTAGCGGAATATTCTGGGCTAGAAAAGTTCTATTCCTTTCTAAGGATCCAGGTTAG
- the eutC gene encoding ethanolamine ammonia-lyase subunit EutC, with product MPPLKDWKKMTSARIGLSRSGGSLSTKDLLQFRLDHARAKDAVLLEPKFGELLTELDHIGKKYGIEAVPAESRAKDRGEYLLRPDLGRSLSEPSHGELQGRKGSYDLVLVCADGLSAKAIDSNLLPFLESLLPKLKDWKLGPLVLTRLGRVAIGDEIGQCLGAKAVVVIIGERPGLSSADSLGVYLTYDPTVGKTDESRNCVSNIRPGGLEFEAASAKTHYLLEEALKRKLSGVELKDEMSPSFFIKGETKQLD from the coding sequence ATGCCTCCTTTGAAAGACTGGAAGAAAATGACCTCTGCGAGAATCGGCTTATCAAGATCGGGAGGATCGCTTTCCACAAAAGATCTTCTTCAATTTAGATTGGATCATGCAAGGGCAAAGGACGCCGTTCTACTCGAGCCCAAGTTCGGAGAATTATTAACCGAACTAGATCATATCGGAAAGAAATACGGAATCGAGGCGGTTCCAGCGGAAAGTCGGGCAAAAGATCGAGGGGAATATTTGCTACGTCCCGATTTGGGCCGAAGCTTATCGGAGCCCTCTCATGGTGAACTCCAGGGCAGGAAGGGATCTTACGATTTGGTTCTCGTTTGTGCGGATGGGTTATCGGCTAAAGCCATCGATTCCAACCTTCTTCCATTTCTGGAATCTCTACTACCTAAACTGAAAGATTGGAAACTCGGGCCCCTGGTGCTCACTCGTTTAGGTAGGGTAGCAATCGGAGATGAAATCGGACAATGTCTGGGAGCAAAGGCCGTGGTCGTTATCATCGGCGAAAGACCCGGACTCTCTTCGGCGGATAGCCTTGGTGTATATTTAACGTACGATCCGACGGTAGGTAAAACGGACGAGAGTCGTAATTGCGTTTCCAATATCCGTCCGGGAGGTTTAGAATTCGAAGCCGCCTCGGCTAAAACGCATTATCTGTTGGAAGAAGCGTTAAAAAGAAAGCTTTCCGGAGTGGAGCTAAAGGATGAAATGAGCCCCTCCTTTTTTATTAAGGGAGAAACGAAGCAACTTGACTAA
- a CDS encoding ethanolamine ammonia-lyase subunit EutB produces the protein MGYKTVLGTKTYLFPDLKSLLAKASPYRSGDELAGLAANTQEERVAAQMALAEIYLSEFLNIEIIPTDIDEVTRLIFTRHDGKSFSKISHLTVGEFRNFLLKETTDPPLLESLRYAITPEMAAAVSKLMSNQDLILAAKKCRVVTKFRNTIGLPGRLSVRLQPNHPTDDPKGVAASILDGLLLGSGDAVIGINPATDNVPTTIALLEMLDSIIQKYSIPTQSCVLAHLTTSMEAMKRKAPLDLVFQSIGGSEALNRSFGVNLELIREAREMALFLKRGTLGDNVMYFETGQGSGLSAGAHYGIDQQTLETRAYAVAREFSPLLVNTVVGFIGPEYLYNGKQILRAGLEDHFCGKLLGLPMGVDVCYTNHADADQDDMDTLLTLLGVAGCNYIMGVPGADDVMLSYQSTSFHDALYLRQVLGLKPSPEFESWLLDNGIFSSDTGLLPQEENGFKLLDELLTEKN, from the coding sequence ATGGGTTACAAAACCGTTTTAGGAACGAAGACCTATCTTTTTCCGGATCTTAAAAGCCTTCTCGCTAAGGCGAGCCCTTACCGCTCGGGGGACGAACTCGCGGGCTTAGCCGCGAATACGCAAGAGGAAAGAGTCGCCGCGCAGATGGCCTTGGCGGAAATTTATTTATCAGAATTTTTGAATATAGAAATTATTCCGACGGATATCGACGAAGTTACTCGACTGATTTTTACCCGACACGATGGAAAATCTTTTTCCAAAATATCACATTTAACGGTGGGAGAATTCAGGAATTTTCTCCTGAAAGAAACGACGGATCCTCCATTGCTTGAAAGCCTCCGTTACGCAATTACTCCTGAAATGGCGGCAGCAGTATCCAAGCTAATGTCCAATCAGGATTTGATTCTTGCGGCAAAGAAATGTAGAGTCGTCACGAAATTTCGGAATACGATTGGGCTTCCCGGAAGACTTTCCGTGCGTCTACAACCGAACCATCCGACCGATGATCCAAAAGGAGTCGCAGCAAGTATTTTAGACGGACTGCTCCTCGGAAGCGGAGACGCAGTGATAGGAATCAATCCTGCGACCGATAACGTTCCGACGACGATTGCTTTATTGGAAATGTTGGATTCGATCATTCAAAAGTATTCGATCCCTACTCAGTCCTGCGTTTTGGCTCATTTGACAACGTCGATGGAAGCGATGAAACGAAAGGCTCCTTTGGATCTTGTGTTTCAGTCCATCGGAGGGAGTGAAGCTTTAAATCGAAGTTTCGGCGTCAATTTGGAACTCATTCGAGAAGCTAGGGAAATGGCCTTGTTCTTAAAACGGGGAACGTTAGGCGACAATGTTATGTACTTCGAGACGGGCCAAGGGAGCGGCTTATCCGCCGGAGCTCATTACGGAATCGATCAGCAGACTTTGGAAACGAGAGCGTACGCGGTCGCTAGGGAATTTTCTCCGTTATTAGTGAATACCGTCGTGGGGTTTATCGGTCCGGAATATTTATATAATGGAAAACAGATCCTAAGGGCAGGACTGGAAGATCACTTTTGCGGTAAACTATTGGGGTTACCGATGGGAGTCGATGTTTGTTATACAAATCATGCGGATGCGGATCAAGACGATATGGATACCCTATTAACCCTGTTGGGAGTTGCGGGATGCAATTACATTATGGGAGTCCCGGGTGCCGATGACGTTATGCTATCATATCAAAGCACGTCGTTTCATGACGCGCTTTATTTACGGCAGGTGCTGGGACTGAAACCGTCACCTGAGTTCGAGTCATGGCTTTTAGACAACGGGATTTTTTCTTCGGATACAGGGCTTCTTCCGCAGGAAGAAAACGGATTCAAGTTATTAGACGAGTTATTAACCGAGAAGAATTGA
- a CDS encoding acyl-CoA dehydrogenase family protein, translated as MIATKSPTDSSTAKQALARSAAVIEQVTKALAAKCSSNGKVSVSKMDQNQLVQYQIAWLTSEQRIAENFIDYAWNESLGTGDLERLMAYVFAAETVTHIRSELSARPNEYGISVQELISKLFDDSTNKFLEESTAIENYNHITDLIVSLGHFGAYGLSEDHELFRQTFKQFAEEVVAPKAEHVHRHDDIVPEEIIQGLRDMGCFGLCIPENYGGLQPNDHPDNISMLVVTEELSRGSLGIAGSLITRPEILSKALLKGGTDAQKEKWLPLIAAGEKMGGIMVTEPNYGSDVAGVSVVAKKVDGGWSVNGVKTWCTFAGYANLLLILVRTETDPELKHKGLSILLAEKPSFNGHEFDYKQDGGGRITGKAIGTIGYRGMHSFEVSFEDYFVPEENLIGGEAGRGKGFYFQMEGFAGGRIQTAARANGVMQAALEAGLRYAQERHVFQKPIFEYNLTKYKIARMAMIVQASRQYTNTVAKLLDKHQGQMEATLIKFYASKVAEWVTREAMQIHGGMGYAEEYAVSRYFVDARVFSIFEGAEEVMALRVIAKSLMDQYAS; from the coding sequence ATGATCGCTACGAAATCTCCGACGGATTCATCAACAGCTAAACAAGCTCTCGCACGCTCCGCGGCCGTCATCGAGCAGGTTACTAAAGCACTCGCAGCTAAGTGCAGTTCCAACGGGAAAGTCTCCGTTTCCAAAATGGATCAAAACCAGCTCGTTCAATACCAAATCGCCTGGTTGACTTCCGAACAAAGAATCGCGGAAAATTTTATCGATTACGCTTGGAATGAATCCCTTGGTACAGGCGATTTAGAAAGGTTGATGGCATACGTGTTTGCCGCAGAGACAGTAACGCATATACGTTCCGAACTTAGCGCTCGTCCGAACGAATACGGAATCAGCGTACAAGAACTGATTTCAAAACTTTTCGACGATAGCACGAACAAATTCTTGGAAGAATCCACGGCGATCGAAAATTATAATCATATCACCGATCTAATCGTTTCTCTCGGACATTTCGGCGCATACGGTTTGAGCGAAGATCATGAATTATTCAGACAAACATTCAAACAATTCGCTGAAGAGGTAGTTGCTCCAAAGGCCGAACATGTTCATCGTCACGACGATATCGTTCCGGAAGAAATTATTCAGGGACTTAGAGACATGGGATGTTTCGGTCTTTGCATTCCCGAAAATTACGGCGGACTACAACCTAACGATCATCCGGATAATATTTCCATGTTGGTCGTCACCGAAGAATTGTCTCGAGGGTCTCTCGGCATTGCAGGCTCTCTAATTACTCGTCCTGAAATTCTATCTAAAGCGCTTTTAAAAGGCGGAACCGACGCTCAAAAAGAGAAGTGGTTACCGTTGATCGCTGCGGGCGAAAAAATGGGCGGGATCATGGTAACCGAGCCGAATTACGGCTCCGACGTAGCCGGTGTTTCCGTTGTAGCTAAGAAAGTGGACGGCGGCTGGTCGGTAAACGGAGTTAAAACCTGGTGTACTTTCGCAGGCTATGCCAATCTTTTATTGATCCTCGTTAGAACCGAAACCGATCCTGAATTGAAGCATAAAGGACTTTCCATACTTCTCGCAGAAAAACCGAGCTTTAACGGTCACGAATTCGATTATAAACAAGACGGCGGCGGTCGCATCACTGGAAAGGCGATTGGAACGATCGGTTATCGCGGAATGCATTCTTTCGAAGTTTCCTTCGAGGATTATTTCGTTCCCGAAGAAAACCTGATCGGCGGCGAAGCCGGCCGAGGAAAAGGTTTTTACTTCCAGATGGAAGGATTTGCCGGCGGCCGTATCCAAACGGCAGCAAGAGCAAACGGAGTTATGCAAGCGGCATTGGAAGCAGGGTTACGTTATGCGCAAGAACGTCACGTATTTCAGAAACCTATTTTCGAATATAATCTGACCAAATATAAGATCGCTCGTATGGCCATGATCGTTCAAGCGTCTCGCCAATATACGAATACGGTCGCAAAGCTTTTGGATAAACATCAGGGTCAAATGGAAGCGACTTTAATTAAGTTTTATGCTTCCAAAGTGGCGGAATGGGTAACAAGAGAAGCGATGCAGATCCATGGCGGAATGGGATATGCGGAAGAATACGCGGTTTCCCGTTACTTCGTGGATGCTCGGGTATTCTCGATCTTTGAAGGCGCCGAAGAAGTAATGGCTCTTAGAGTAATCGCAAAATCCTTAATGGATCAATACGCTTCGTAG
- a CDS encoding HipA family kinase encodes METYQAKRVLSSRKVGSSWPLLIETDDGEFFLKLSGAGQGYGALISEVISAGIADRIGLDVPKRVFIHVDSTLINSNEDPELTSLLNGSSGLNLGFEYIPNSKILPEDEIEKFEEEDAVNIFWFDWLIENPDRTRNNPNILIREKKYWLIDHGAALGFQYDFSHLTEDLPKRFWSRSKDHIFYERVQMDSFERACRENSKILTLGELEIITWEVPSEFFKEGKNPKSLNEINRRREIFAVYLWKRIKSLESKRSLTQLFKR; translated from the coding sequence ATGGAAACGTATCAGGCCAAGCGTGTACTTTCTTCGAGAAAAGTCGGTAGCTCCTGGCCTCTATTGATAGAAACCGACGATGGGGAATTTTTTCTAAAACTTTCCGGTGCAGGTCAAGGATACGGAGCCTTGATCTCGGAAGTTATCTCCGCCGGAATTGCCGATCGAATCGGGCTCGATGTACCTAAGCGGGTATTCATTCATGTCGATAGCACTCTCATAAATTCAAACGAGGATCCTGAACTTACCTCGCTGCTAAATGGAAGCTCAGGTTTGAATCTAGGATTCGAATATATACCTAACTCTAAAATTCTACCCGAGGACGAGATAGAAAAATTCGAAGAAGAAGATGCGGTAAATATTTTCTGGTTCGATTGGCTTATCGAAAATCCGGATCGAACAAGAAATAATCCGAACATCTTGATTCGTGAAAAAAAGTATTGGTTGATCGATCATGGAGCGGCCTTGGGTTTTCAATACGATTTTTCCCACTTAACCGAAGATTTACCCAAACGTTTCTGGAGTCGTTCAAAGGATCATATCTTTTACGAAAGAGTTCAAATGGATTCTTTCGAAAGAGCTTGTCGCGAAAATTCCAAGATTCTCACTTTGGGCGAATTGGAAATCATAACCTGGGAAGTGCCTTCGGAATTTTTCAAGGAAGGGAAGAACCCGAAATCCCTAAACGAGATCAATCGGAGACGGGAGATTTTTGCCGTCTACCTTTGGAAGCGAATCAAAAGTCTCGAATCTAAAAGATCTTTGACCCAGCTCTTTAAGAGATAA
- the ilvD gene encoding dihydroxy-acid dehydratase — MPQYRSRTSTHGRNMAGARALWRATGMKETDFGKPIIAIANSFTQFVPGHVHLKDLGQMVAREIEKAGGVAKEFNTIAVDDGIAMGHSGMLYSLPSRDLIADSVEYMVNAHTADALICISNCDKITPGMLMAALRLNIPTVFVSGGPMEAGKVNWGGEIRKLDLIDAMVEAANPNVSDEDVAIVERSACPTCGSCSGMFTANSMNCLTEALGLSLPGNGSTLATHSDRKELFLNAGRIVVSLAKRFYEQGDESVLPRNIANYKAFQNAMSLDVAMGGSTNTVLHILAAANEAEIDFTMKDIDQISRRVPCVCKVAPATQKYHMEDVHRAGGVMGILSELDRVGLLNREVATIHSPTLGAALEEWDITRQKSGSKSHDLFSAAPGGVPTTEAFSQSRRWPSLDLDRENGCIRDVEHAYSKDGGLAVLYGNLAPEGCIVKTAGVDESIWKFTGRARVMESQEEAVAKILGNEVVEDDVVVIRYEGPKGGPGMQEMLYPTSYLKSKGLGKACALLTDGRFSGGTSGLSIGHVSPEAAEGGMIGLVEEGDTIEIDIPNRIIRLMVDEEELSNRRNIMDEKGQDAWKPKSRKRQVSPALRAYAAMTTSAHTGAIRDVSQVERKFSKREPQPADAIR, encoded by the coding sequence ATGCCCCAATATAGATCTCGTACTTCCACTCACGGACGCAATATGGCTGGAGCCAGAGCACTTTGGCGAGCCACAGGTATGAAAGAGACCGATTTCGGTAAGCCTATCATTGCGATCGCAAATTCCTTCACTCAGTTTGTTCCAGGACATGTTCACTTGAAAGATTTGGGACAGATGGTCGCACGAGAAATCGAAAAAGCGGGTGGAGTCGCAAAGGAATTCAATACGATAGCCGTGGATGATGGGATCGCCATGGGGCATAGTGGAATGCTCTACTCATTGCCTAGCCGAGACCTAATCGCAGATTCGGTGGAATATATGGTCAATGCTCATACCGCTGACGCGCTTATCTGCATTTCAAACTGCGATAAAATCACTCCTGGAATGTTAATGGCTGCACTTCGCTTAAACATTCCAACCGTATTCGTTTCCGGCGGTCCGATGGAGGCTGGGAAAGTGAATTGGGGGGGCGAAATTCGAAAATTAGACTTAATCGATGCGATGGTAGAAGCCGCCAATCCGAACGTAAGCGATGAAGATGTCGCCATTGTGGAACGTTCCGCTTGTCCTACCTGCGGTTCTTGTTCGGGAATGTTTACCGCAAATTCGATGAACTGTTTAACGGAAGCCCTCGGCCTTTCCCTCCCCGGAAACGGATCTACACTAGCTACTCATTCGGATCGCAAGGAGTTATTCCTGAATGCCGGACGGATCGTAGTAAGTTTAGCTAAGAGATTCTACGAACAAGGAGACGAATCCGTTCTTCCTAGAAATATCGCGAACTATAAAGCCTTCCAAAATGCAATGAGCCTGGATGTCGCGATGGGAGGATCCACGAATACCGTTCTTCACATCCTTGCCGCAGCCAACGAAGCGGAAATCGATTTTACGATGAAGGATATCGATCAAATTTCTCGAAGAGTTCCTTGTGTTTGCAAAGTCGCACCTGCCACTCAAAAATATCATATGGAAGACGTTCATCGTGCCGGAGGCGTCATGGGGATTCTCTCCGAGCTCGACCGAGTAGGACTACTCAACAGAGAAGTGGCTACGATTCACAGCCCGACGTTAGGCGCCGCTTTAGAAGAATGGGATATTACACGGCAAAAATCCGGATCCAAGTCCCACGACTTATTTAGCGCCGCTCCCGGTGGAGTTCCTACCACCGAAGCATTTTCCCAGTCAAGACGTTGGCCTAGTTTGGATTTGGATAGGGAGAACGGTTGTATTAGAGATGTGGAACACGCCTATTCCAAAGACGGAGGGCTTGCAGTGCTTTACGGAAATCTCGCGCCCGAAGGGTGCATCGTTAAAACCGCCGGCGTGGACGAGTCGATTTGGAAATTCACCGGTCGTGCAAGAGTCATGGAAAGCCAGGAAGAAGCGGTCGCAAAGATTCTCGGAAACGAAGTCGTAGAAGACGACGTTGTCGTGATTCGGTACGAAGGTCCTAAAGGTGGACCGGGAATGCAGGAAATGTTATATCCGACTTCCTATTTAAAATCCAAAGGTTTGGGAAAGGCCTGCGCACTTTTGACGGACGGTCGCTTTTCCGGAGGAACTTCCGGACTTTCCATCGGGCACGTTTCTCCGGAAGCAGCAGAAGGTGGAATGATCGGATTAGTTGAAGAAGGCGATACGATTGAAATCGATATCCCGAACAGGATCATTCGATTAATGGTCGATGAGGAAGAATTATCGAATCGCAGAAACATAATGGACGAAAAGGGCCAGGACGCATGGAAACCTAAATCGAGGAAGCGTCAGGTTTCTCCGGCGCTAAGAGCGTACGCTGCGATGACGACTTCGGCGCATACGGGAGCAATCCGTGATGTAAGCCAGGTAGAGCGAAAGTTCTCGAAGAGAGAGCCCCAACCTGCCGACGCGATCCGATAG